The Clostridium beijerinckii genomic sequence ATTCCACCATCTGGTTTGGATATTTCTTTTCTCCTTACAGGTGATGGATTATATCTATTTTCTAGTAGTTTAGCTTTAATTGTTTCCCAGTGTTTCTTGATATGCTCACGAAGTTCATCGGTCTTCATTCCATCGACACCATGGCTACCTTTATTACTAATTACTCTTTTAAGTGCTAGAAGCATATTATTTCTTTCTAGAACTTCTTCAAGTAATCTACTAGTATCAAATGTTCCATCGTTTACGCTTTCTCTATTTGGTAAAACCATAGAATTACTCCGCACCTTTGATTTACCTTGAAGTTCCACTTCTACTTCCATCACTTGGTCTCTATATTGAGTTTTCTGCTTTCTTTGTAATTGCTTTGATTTATCCAAAGTTGTAAACCTCCTAATGTTCAGTCCTTCATCCGCTATCGCGTTTAGCGGAGTTACTATGACTTCTGCTGACTTCTGATAGTTCAGCTATATATCACTATATAGGTTGTATCCTAGAAATTTAATTCATTTGGCACTTATCTATCAGACCTCCCCAGGTAAGAGCACGCACTTTCACCTCATCTATCTGCCACATTTACTCATTCTGTTTCGGATAGTTATTGGGCTTTACTTTGTATGGCAAGTTTACCCACAGAATTGAGCCTCAGATGTGATTCGTATTCCTCAGACCAAGGCTTTGCCGCCGACTTCCTTCAGATTCCACCTTGCGATGGACACCCTTGTCTTAAGCTAATGGTTAGCACTATCAGCCCCCATTACGGACTTTCACCGATTAGCGCGTGCCCATGCTGGGCACACCATAAAATAAAGCACCTATATTTCTATAGATGCTTTTATAACCTACGATTTCTGGATTCGATTAAATCATTTCCCTCTTAGTATTTGTTTCCCTCTAACCACTAGTATTCAAGCCATTTTATCAGTTCTATTACAGCTTAGTATTTTCTATAATTTGTGCAATTCACTGCATCATTATTGCACCATTGATTTAATATTTGTTTAGCAAGAACATACCTTTCTTATTATAATAATGCCAAAAAACTGCAGCTTATTTATTCAATTAGCTACAGGCTTTTTATGGTAATCCCAACGGGATACGTCAAGCATATTCAACTATGTTCATCTATATTGATTTACTATTGTTATTCTAAAAATAGTTTCCATATTGCAATCATTTTGCAAAAATGTTAAAATAGTTTCCATAAAGAAACTACTTTTATAAATATTAAGGAGATACTTACTTTATGAACAAACAATTATATACTTCTAAATTAGAAGAGGGATTATCGAGACTTCAATGTGAACTTGTTGCCGAAAGGAATACGATAAATACAGAGAATATTTCTTGGTTTCAATATGATTTATTAGAATCCTTATATCACACAAATGGAAGTCGCCCTGCAGAATTAAGCATTAACTTAGGTGTTTCACGTTCTAAAATATCTAAGGGATTAAAAGCTCTTAAAGATAAGGGATATGTAAAACAAGAAAAAAGCGATTCCGATGCAAGGGCTCTTTGGACAGCATTAACAGATAAAGGTTTCAAGTTTTTAAAAGAAATAAAAAAAGGTCATGAACATTTAGCTAAAATTGCATCCTCTGCCTTAACTCCAAGTGAACAAAAACTTTTTGCTGAGCTATGCCTAAAAGTGAGCAGTGTTTTTGAAGAGAGAAGGCGCTAATATGTCAAAAGAAATGATTGAAATCTTCCATGCAAATGAAAATAATCTTAAGGATATATCTATAAATATACCCAAGAAGAAAATTACAATAATTACAGGTTTATCTGGTTCAGGGAAGTCTTCTCTAATCTTCGATACCTTAGCTGCTGAATCCCAAAGGATGTTAAATGATACATATTCCTCTTATGTTCAACAATTATTGCCCCACTATGGCAGGCCTAATGTTGAAAAAATTAACAATCTTCCTGTTTCTATAATTATAGATCAGAATAAAATAGGAGGAAATGCACGTTCAACAGTTGGTACCGTCACTGATATATATACCTTACTGCGTCTTCTATTTTCTAGAATAGGGAAACCTTTTGTTGGCTACTCAATGAATTTTTCTTTTAATAATACAAATGGTATGTGTCCTTATTGCCAAGGATTAGGAGTAATTAAAGATATTGATATTCATAAATTAATAGACTTTGACAAAAGCTTAAATGATGGTGCTATTAAGTTTCCAACATTTCAACCCGGAGGATGGAGATTAAGTCGTTATACAGAGTCTGGTTATTTTGATATTGAAAAACCAATTAAAGATTACTCAGATTTAGAACTTAATACTCTACTTTATGAAGAAGAAAAAGCTCCTGATAATCCTACAAGTAATTGGCATAAGACAGCAAAATATATTGGACTTATTCCAAGAATCAGAAACTCATTCTTAGAAAAAGATCAAAAGCAATATAAAAAAGAACTTGAGCAGCTTGTTGATGAACAAATCTGTCCTCATTGTAATGGAAAACGTCTTAATGATACTATTTTGTCCTGCAAAATCAATGAAAAGTCAATTGGTGATTGTACTGATATGTCAATAAGTGAATTGAAATCTTTTCTTCAATTAGTCCATGAACAAAAAGTTCAAACAGTTATTGATGATATTCTCAAGCGTTTATGTACATTAGAAGAAGTGGGATTAAATTATCTTACATTGAATCGTACAACTAATACTTTATCTGGTGGTGAATCTCAAAGAATTAAAATGTCAAAACATTTAAACAGCAGTCTGAGTGATGTTCTCTATATATTCGATGAACCTAGCATTGGATTACATCCTCATGATATAACTGGTATAAATAAGATATTCAAAGGGCTTAAAGAAAAAGGAAATACAGTTATAATTGTGGAACATGATCCTGATGTAATAAATATAGCAGATCACATTATTGACATGGGGCCTGAATCAGGAGTTAAAGGTGGAGAAATTACTTTTGAAGGTACATATAAGCAGCTCTTAAATAGTGATACTTCCACTGGAAATGCTTTATCTAATAGACATGAAATAATTACAGAAAATAAGGAGTTTCACGAATTCTACGAGCTTAATAATGCAAATATGTTTAATTTGAAAAATATTTCTATAAAAATACCTAGGAATGCCTTAACAGTTGTAACTGGAGTAGCCGGTTCAGGTAAAAGTACATTGATTACACATCTTTTCCTTGACAAGTATCCAAACAGCATACTCTTAGACCAAAAAAGAGTCCATACCTCTTCTCGCTCAATACTCGCAACATACATGGGCTTTTTTGATAAAATTAGAGCTATCTTTGGTAAAGCAAATAGTAAATCACCTTCACTATTCAGCTTTATTGGAGAAGGTGCATGTCCTTTGTGTAAAGGAAAAGGTATAATAAAAACAGATTTAGCTTTTATGGATGATGTTGAAGAAACTTGCGAATTATGTGATGGAACAAGATACAAACAAGAAATATTAAATTATAAGTACAGTTCATATACAATAAGTGATATCCTTAACCTCTCTGTTGATGAAGCTTTGGCAGTCTTTATTGACAAAGAGCTAAATAAAATATTGTATACTATTTCTGAAGTAAATCTAGGGTATATTAAACTCGGTCAATCTCTTGACACAATGTCAGGTGGAGAACTTCAAAGATTAAAAATTGCTGTAACTCTTTTAAATAACGCTGGGGAAATTTACATATTGGATGAACCAAGCACAGGCTTGCATGAGTCAGATATAAAGAAATTGATACAGTTATTTAATAAATTAATTAATAAAGGAAAAACAGTTATAATATTAGAACATAATTTAAGTATAATGTGCCAAGCTGACTGGATTATTGATTTAGGTCCACTAGGGGGCTTTAATGGAGGAGAACTTGTATATATGGGATATCCTAGTGGCATTACAAAATGTTCTTCATCTTTTACAGGAAAAAGATTATTGGAATATATATCTTAAAATATATATTAAGTAAGATAACTGTATATTTTATTTAATTTTAGGTATTTTTTAGTATTAAATAAATTTATTAAACTATACTTATATTATGATACTTTATTAATAGCATAAGTGCCTTAATCATTAGTTATTCTAGTATTAAAGGCACTCTACTTACAAATTTACTTATACATATATAAATTTATCACTTATTCTTAATGATAAATTATTAATACTAACTTGTATAATGTATTAAATATTATTACCGTTGAAAAAATCTCCATTGTTTCCTTCTTTATCGTCAAAGCTTTAATTGCAATTCTTTTATGGTCTTTCTTATACTTATCAATGGCATATTCTTATTAAATCAAGTATACTTATCCTTTAGTTATGATATTGTTCACCCTCCATTATCCCAAACCTATTTCGTATTTACTTTAGATAAAACTCATTAATGAAATCTATTTTTCTTCATATAATTTAATCTATCAAAGCCAATTGGAGAGCTACAGTAAGCCTTGGATACACAAATGGTAAAAAGAACGTTGAAAGAAAGCAAGGCTTTAAAACTAAAAAAGAAGCTTAAGCATGGGTTACTGGAATCTTATCAAAAAGAAATAAAGGATTTATTGCTCCAACTGAAGGTAATACCTTATTTAAGGATTATATATTAAAATGGTTTGACGAATATAAATCTAAACACATAAGCATAAATACCAAGACAAATTATAAGTCAAGAATTGATACTCACATAGTGCCAAAATTGGGCGGATACAAGTTAAATAAAATTACTAATGCAATCATTCAAGATTTTTATAATAGCCTTATAGGAGAAGGCCTCAAGCCTTCCAGTGTAAAAAAAATCATGGAAACTGTTAATGGTGTTTTAAAATATGCTCAAAAAAGTAAGTTAATATATAACCTACCTACTGACATAGAAAAGCAGCCTATGAATAAGCCTAAAGTCGAGTTTTGGACTAAAGAGGAAATTGATTTTTATTTAGATAAGATTCACGATTCATACCTCTACACACCAATTTTAATAGAAATATTTACTGGCTTGCGTGTTGGAGAGCTCTGTGGAATAAGATGGTATGATATTGATTTCGAAGATAGGTATCTAACTGTTAATAATCAGGTTATTTATGATAGAGAATTAAAAATATTGGTATTTTCAGAGATATTAAAGACTGATACAAGCCATAGAAAGATAACTCTAGCTAAAATATTAACTGATTATTTAAAATCAATTAAATGTGATGCACTTGATACTGATTTTGTAGTATTAGATCGTGAAGGTTCAATGTGTGATCCTAGAAACCTATCAATGAATTTCACTAAATCTATACACAAATATAGAAAATCTATTGATGATTTAAAAAGAGAAGGTGAAAATATTCCTCAAAATTACATGCAGCTCAAACAGATAACATTTCATGCCCTCAGACATACCCATGCCACGTTATTAATATTTAATGGCGAAAATATTAAAGTTGTATCTGAAAGACTTGGACATAAAAGTATATCTGAAACATTAGACACCTATACTCATGTCATGGATGATATGAGAGATAATACTGCTGCATTACTTGATAATATATTTAAATATAAACCCCTTAATGATGATAATAAATAACTCTAATTTGTGGTCACTTTTAGTCATCTTTTTACTTCAAATAAACTTTTGGTCATCATTTCGTCACCTTTTTAATAAATAAAAACGGCTTAACCATTGCAGTTAAGCCATTCTTCTTTGCACATTGGTACTCCCAGCGGGATTCCTTCCATGCCTTTCAATACATTCTATAAAGTTCTAAAGGGTGCTATTCTACTACGTTTCAAAGCATTTTATACATTAAACAAAAGCCATTAAAATTGCTCTAAAATTGGAGAATAAACACCGAACAAACACTTTTTTATATTATTTTTTACTCCTAAAAATTATCCACACTTAAGTATATTTCTATTCTTAGTTGCATAATAATTTTACGAACTTTATAGGCGTCTAGTGACATCTATAATATGATAAATATATACGCTAAAATAATGGAGGGAAGCAGAAATAGAATTTAGTAAACATAATAAAAGAGATTGGTAAAGTTTTCGACGCTCTAACCAATCTCGCACTTAAAATAGGTACTTTCTTAACCGCTGTTGTAATGGTTTTGAAAAGCCTAAAGAAATAATCTTCGAGGATCTGCCCCCATTAGATTAAATATATACTAAATCAATTCTCAAATCAATATGGGTGAATTACTAAAATCTATATTCTATATATTACAATTCTTCATTGTGATCATAGGACTGAAATTAACCTTTACTAAAAAGCATAATTAACCCCTAACGTGGCAAGTAATCTGCTCGTCACATTAAATCCAGGCAGAACAATAAAACTTAAAATCTTATAATTTTAGATGGTAATCATTATCAAATTATTATGATATAATAATAAAACATAAGGATTTTTCATTGAAGATTTAATTATTTCAAGAACTTAGCATCCAACGAAGTTTTTCTTAGGAGGCATTGAATTATGCAATATGCAAATATTGGTAATATTTACCATAACTTTATACCCTATAATTATTATAAATCATTCATATAAATTTTAATTTCTCTTACTAAATCATTTTACCGTCTGCACCTAATCTATATCCATCTATTGTTTTATTGGTTACCATAGCACCCTCAGGATCAAAATAGTACCAGTCACCACCTATTTGAATCCATTTATATCTTACCATTATGCCTTTTTCATCTAAATAATACCATTTAGTTTTAGCGTCATTTTGTCTCCAAACACTTTTTTCTATTCTTCCTTCTGAATCTGAATGATACCATCTGTAGGCACCAGTATCTCCCCACTCATTGCAAGCTATATACATTGGGTGGTACGATGTGCCTAAAGATTTATCCAAATTTATAAGTATTTCTTCGTTAGTATCTGGATCGTTTATTACACTCGAAGAATTCTCATTGTATCCAGTGTGATATTCTATATATGTTTTTCCATTAATTTTTAATTTAGCTTTTTGGCGTGCTATATATCCATATTTATCTGTTACAAACCAAAGACTTTCACCTCCATCTGAGTTAATTGATTGAATTATTTGGTTTTTTGCTATCGTTCCGTCTTTATTAAAATATTTAAAGGCGTCTGTACTCGATCCGTCTACAATATATTTTTTTGCATTCCTATCAGAAGCTCCATTAGGAATTTCTACCTCATCTAGAATCCCATCTTCATTTTTATCAAATATACTTTCAACAACTCCATCTACTGTTGGAATTTCCTTAAAAAGTTCTCCCGAATCTCTAAAAAGGTAAGTTTTATCACCTTTTACTAAGAAGTGTGTTTCTGGGACACCTCCATTACAATAATACGTCTTACCTGCAAAATTTAGCCACCCCTCGTGTGGTGAACCGTTAGAATCAATATACTTTAAACCACCAGGACCTTCGGTTGTCCATCTTCCGCTTGCTCCTACTTGGGATGAATTCAAATCAGCAACTTTACTTTCTTCTGTACTATCTGTAACTTCATTTTTTGACGTTTCTTCTAAATCGCCAATCTGGATTTTATTCCCATCTTTATCTATATAAGAAACTGCATCAATTTTAGCACGTGACTGTAATTTACCATCATTTCCTATAAACAATGCTATAGAATTTGATGTCAAACTATTTGGATCAAACACTTTAGATACATCACCAGTATAGTATGCGTCACCCTCATCATCTCTATAATAAAAATCATGAACATTAGCAGATACATTCTCAATATCGCCACCTTTAAAATATATAGAAATCGTACTCATCGTGTTTATCTCATTTTCTTGACCTTTAGCACTTACTCCTATTGTATTTAATAAAAATAGTGGAAGTATTATTGATCCGATAGCTGTATTCTTTCTTAATTTACTCTTATTCATATTTACCCCCTATAAATTCTATAGTCATTCAGTATTATTCACATTTTACTATATATTTCAATAATCTTCTACATTATTCCATAAAAACTTACCATTTTATTTCATAGAACCATGATTCTAATTTATTTTTCAACTCATTACATTTGCTCATATCCAAATATTGTGTTTCGATCCAGATCCCTTTATTATTGCCCCTCACGTAGCACGTAATACCATTGAAATACTTCAAGACATTATTTATGTTAACCCCATCATATGAAGCTGATTCAGGCGGCAAATAGGTTGTAATTACATAGCCTTTGTTTGTTGCTGCGGCGGCTGGATCTGCTGGTATATTTGAATCAAATGCATTGCAAAACCTATGGGCCAAAAGTTGCCAGCTACAACCCCTATAAATGTCCATGTCCGTTTCGCTATCACAAAAGCATATTTCAAATATTATGTTGCCAGCTGCAATATGGTTCATTTCATAATCTTTTACATATTTTACACCCCTGTTAGTGAATCCCAACGATCCAAAGTTATTACATAACCTTTGGGCATATGGAAGGGCCTTGCTTGATTCTGATGAAACAAGCGCTTCAACCCCATGGCCTGATCCATCAAAAGCATTCATATGAAGGCTTACAAATAGATCCACATTAGCGGCATTTGCTGCGGCTGCTCCTTCAGATAATTCAGCATTTGCGTTGCTGCCATTGCTATTACAATCTATAACAGTATGGCCATATTGTATTAATAGATCCCTAACATATTTGAAATATTGCTGCATTTGTTCGTATTCATTAACGATCCCAACTGCCCCAATACAATTGGAGCTATGCCCGCCCCTTAATCCTATTTTCATTATTGCAATTCCTCCTTTGTTACACTATCGCTCATTCCTGTTGTGCTATTGTCCACAACGATTCCTAACATTGTTAGAACTCCAAGCACTGTGTTTACTATATCATTCCAATTATCAGGGAATATTTTAAATCCTAATTGTTGGCTTAAAAGTACAATTGCACTTGCAATATACACCCAAAAACTCTTATTTTTTAATCTTGCCTTTAAATCAATTTTATTCATATCATTTCTACCTCTTTTCATTTATTTTGCTTTTGATCTCTCTTACATCTTCCTGAATATGTTCAACTAAATTAAATTTTTCTGCCAAAGTATCTAATAAATTTTGATACCTCGCTTCTCTTTCGCCTGTGGTCCTTAATACATAAACCAGTAAACACGCAAACATTCCATACCCCAGGCCCTGTTTTAAGGCCATATTAATTAATTCATCCATAACACACCTACTCATTCAACATTAAAAAAGGCCATAAAAAAAAGACTTATCAAAAGTCTGTTATTTAGGCCATGACATTTATTATTGAGCTGCTAAAATCGCCGCTACTCTATCTCTCCATAATGGCGGCACTTCTTCGATTGTCATTATCCCCTCTTTTATTCTTCTAACATATATAACAACCATTATTTTGCACCTCCTAACATTGCTGCAATCTCTACAAGTGCGGCTTCAAGTTCGTTTAATCTTGCTTCAACTGGATCAACTTCTTTTGCTATATCAATATATTTGTAGTATAGTTCATTATGCTCTTTATCATATACCAGTATTGATTGTTTCCCCTCGACCTCAACAATTTCAGGCTCATTTTTATCTAATACATAGCCTTCATTTACATCAAATTCATTAAGATCATAATTAAAATTTTATCTAATAAATGTAACCTCATTTTTTTCGTTAGTTCTAATAAATATCATTTTATATCCTCCTAAACTTTAAATTTTAATATATTTCTTGCGTTTGCAAGCATTACAAATTCATTATTTGCATTACCAGCGGCCCCAACAAATCCGCTACCTTCATTGTATAGACCGCCAAATGGATATGATTGTGGAATTGAGGTAACATCACCATCCAATACAGTAACGCCAGTTCCAGTTGCGCTTGATCCACTTCCTTCACTTGTCCCTAACACTATCACTGATCGCCCCGCTGGGCTGAATCCTGCGTTGTATGCGTAACCTATTGACATTTGCGCCCCAGATTCCTTCAATATATAACCACCGTATGAACTTGAAGAACTTGTACTTGACCTAAATGGCTTAAATACATAATCAGTAGTTCCATTTCCTACAAAACCAACTTGATAGATCGAGCTAAGACTGACTTTAGCAACATTCGATCCATCTGATTTATTGGCTTTTGTATAAGATGTAGTACCGTTGTTGAAACTGTCTACTATCCAAATACAGTTTTTAGATAGTCCTATTGAAGTAATAAGACTTCCCCCTGTCGTGGATTGGAAAACACTTGAGATCGTTGAAGAATAAACTAAATTTCCGTTTATATCAAACCTCTGTATATTGGCATCGCGGCTGTACCTTGATACTTTGTAGATGTCTCCGTTGCTATCATCAAGCACGTAACTATAACTTGTTGGAGAATGGGCCAAGCACCTATTTGATCTGTATGTCCAGCCTACAAATTGTAAATTAGTATCATACCAACCTGAATTAGCCCCTCCACCATAGGCGATATTTACCCATAATAAATTTGTCCATCTATCAAACCTTATAAATGGTGCGCTTGTGTCTGATGGCCTAGGCCATGACACTTTTGTTACTACATTTAATTTAGCATCAAATTTTATTAAATCAACTGTGCCATAGTTAGTATTGCAAACCAATAAATATGGACAACCATCATTGTCTATTGCAACACAAGGGGTTGCATATTGATAACTTGTTGTTGATCTATAAAAAGATGTATAAGATCCGCCCAAACTTTCAACTGTTGCAGATCCATCAACCCCAAAAATGCTTTTTCCAGCTACAATATATTGGCTTAATAAGTTTGGATCACCTTTGATTATTTGCGGGCCAGCTGTATATGTATTGGCTGGTATCGTCTGATCCGTTGTTCCTGGTGTTATTGTTGCGGCAGCTTTGGAAGGGATATTCCCCGCCACTTTTACCCCTTTAGTATAGGCACTATATCCATTTAAAATATGGTTTGCTGCTGCGGTTGCATCTGCGCTGTCGATAACGGTTGGACTTCCTGAAACGCCCACGATTTTAACACCAGATTTTATATTATTTGAAACGATATTTGAATCAATTTGAGCGGCTGTGGCAACTATTTCTGGGTAGCCGCTTGTTGTGCTTGTTATATACGCCCCTTGTGGAAATCTGAAGTATCTATTGTTAGGGTAGAACGCACTAACTCCAACACTTACCGCACTTACTGAAGCTGGCTGATTTAGCATAGTTCCAACAATGCCTGTATCATTATCATTGCTAAAAGTTTCATTCGCTAGTACATGAGCTGCAATGGTGTTCCCTTCGGCACTAGCCTTGATAAAAAAACAATCACCCGCCAGATCGTACCAAATTGTAACCGCCTTACCCTTTATCAAATTGGCTGGTGTTGTTGTGTTTGGTTTATATAGCGGCCTTCCATTAACAAGTGTGCTTGTACCATTGTTATTATAAGCAACTCTGAAGCTTTTTGAACTTCCATCAATAAGATCCACACCATTTAATATTATTGCGTTTGAAGATCCCTGGGCCAACTGTAAGACTTGTATACCATCAACCCTATTTGTTAAGTTTCCAGCGATATCGCCATTTAAAGTATTTTTTATTCCTGAAAACCATGAGTTAAAATCATTTGCAAATTGAGTTTCCATAGCATCTATTTGTGATTGTTCTGTTGTTTTAGTAGAATCATACCAAGCTTGAAAATCTGTTTTCTTTTGAGTTGTCCAAGTAGAAAGGTCTGTATCATATTGGCTTTTCTTTTGAGTTAACCAGGTTTGATATTGATTGAATAATGTTGTCGTGTCTACTTGGTCTATAGTTCCATGGACTATCCCACATTTTGAATTATCAAGTCTAAGATCTGTTATATTGGGTTGGCTTATACTTAAAACCCCTTTACCAATATAAATATCAGCTATTCCCAATTCATAGGCGTTCGCATCTCTCTGTAGCTCTGGAGCTGCTGGCGTAGTAGCAAAAGTACCTTTTTTCACTTTTGCATTGATAGCTCTAGTTATAACATCAAATCTTAAAACAACTCTATCAATTCTATTTAGTATTCCATCCGCATTCTCAATATTTAAGGCTAAATCATCATCATTATTATAGTAATAGCCTTTGATCCATGCTTTACCAGGCTTTATGGTTATGGTCATATCACCATTCGATAATGTTTGTAAGTTTGTACTAGGGTTTGGGAAAACTCCATTGCCTATAAAACTTGAAAAATATTCCGCGAAAAAGTCTGCTTTATACTTACGATCTCCGTTAATACTGTTAAAAAATCC encodes the following:
- a CDS encoding MarR family winged helix-turn-helix transcriptional regulator, whose protein sequence is MNKQLYTSKLEEGLSRLQCELVAERNTINTENISWFQYDLLESLYHTNGSRPAELSINLGVSRSKISKGLKALKDKGYVKQEKSDSDARALWTALTDKGFKFLKEIKKGHEHLAKIASSALTPSEQKLFAELCLKVSSVFEERRR
- a CDS encoding ATP-binding cassette domain-containing protein, giving the protein MSKEMIEIFHANENNLKDISINIPKKKITIITGLSGSGKSSLIFDTLAAESQRMLNDTYSSYVQQLLPHYGRPNVEKINNLPVSIIIDQNKIGGNARSTVGTVTDIYTLLRLLFSRIGKPFVGYSMNFSFNNTNGMCPYCQGLGVIKDIDIHKLIDFDKSLNDGAIKFPTFQPGGWRLSRYTESGYFDIEKPIKDYSDLELNTLLYEEEKAPDNPTSNWHKTAKYIGLIPRIRNSFLEKDQKQYKKELEQLVDEQICPHCNGKRLNDTILSCKINEKSIGDCTDMSISELKSFLQLVHEQKVQTVIDDILKRLCTLEEVGLNYLTLNRTTNTLSGGESQRIKMSKHLNSSLSDVLYIFDEPSIGLHPHDITGINKIFKGLKEKGNTVIIVEHDPDVINIADHIIDMGPESGVKGGEITFEGTYKQLLNSDTSTGNALSNRHEIITENKEFHEFYELNNANMFNLKNISIKIPRNALTVVTGVAGSGKSTLITHLFLDKYPNSILLDQKRVHTSSRSILATYMGFFDKIRAIFGKANSKSPSLFSFIGEGACPLCKGKGIIKTDLAFMDDVEETCELCDGTRYKQEILNYKYSSYTISDILNLSVDEALAVFIDKELNKILYTISEVNLGYIKLGQSLDTMSGGELQRLKIAVTLLNNAGEIYILDEPSTGLHESDIKKLIQLFNKLINKGKTVIILEHNLSIMCQADWIIDLGPLGGFNGGELVYMGYPSGITKCSSSFTGKRLLEYIS
- a CDS encoding Arm DNA-binding domain-containing protein, which produces MKANWRATVSLGYTNGKKNVERKQGFKTKKEA
- a CDS encoding tyrosine-type recombinase/integrase codes for the protein MNTKTNYKSRIDTHIVPKLGGYKLNKITNAIIQDFYNSLIGEGLKPSSVKKIMETVNGVLKYAQKSKLIYNLPTDIEKQPMNKPKVEFWTKEEIDFYLDKIHDSYLYTPILIEIFTGLRVGELCGIRWYDIDFEDRYLTVNNQVIYDRELKILVFSEILKTDTSHRKITLAKILTDYLKSIKCDALDTDFVVLDREGSMCDPRNLSMNFTKSIHKYRKSIDDLKREGENIPQNYMQLKQITFHALRHTHATLLIFNGENIKVVSERLGHKSISETLDTYTHVMDDMRDNTAALLDNIFKYKPLNDDNK
- a CDS encoding N-acetylmuramoyl-L-alanine amidase yields the protein MKIGLRGGHSSNCIGAVGIVNEYEQMQQYFKYVRDLLIQYGHTVIDCNSNGSNANAELSEGAAAANAANVDLFVSLHMNAFDGSGHGVEALVSSESSKALPYAQRLCNNFGSLGFTNRGVKYVKDYEMNHIAAGNIIFEICFCDSETDMDIYRGCSWQLLAHRFCNAFDSNIPADPAAAATNKGYVITTYLPPESASYDGVNINNVLKYFNGITCYVRGNNKGIWIETQYLDMSKCNELKNKLESWFYEIKW
- a CDS encoding phage holin codes for the protein MNKIDLKARLKNKSFWVYIASAIVLLSQQLGFKIFPDNWNDIVNTVLGVLTMLGIVVDNSTTGMSDSVTKEELQ
- a CDS encoding BhlA/UviB family holin-like peptide — encoded protein: MDELINMALKQGLGYGMFACLLVYVLRTTGEREARYQNLLDTLAEKFNLVEHIQEDVREIKSKINEKR
- a CDS encoding CD1375 family protein translates to MVVIYVRRIKEGIMTIEEVPPLWRDRVAAILAAQ